From the Gallaecimonas mangrovi genome, one window contains:
- a CDS encoding ATP-binding protein encodes MLSAKDIQAMRLLLWAAEALMLLWLGVAGLPFHLAWLLVIWAGQGALGALSLRFGVRWSLLLADMLFLTALFALSGGHTNPFVSLYLLPVVIVLLAKAEGAAIWISLMALAGYSSLMLLPDNDGWHDHGHYWGMWANTLLTMVIMVLFAYRTNRIFRRQDKAILQLRERQLRSEQVMAVASQAALAAHQLATPLSVARLTADELAEEQTDTRLAALQQALTRCAALLQKVREAAEPEPVGNRQLSTLLADLAERFRLLRPQTQLHTPDTVVGAVRCDTTLIPALLNLLDNAAYQTDNIQLSLAEGAGHWLLDIDDGGPGLAPELAKALGQPLPSHRHPGPGLGLFLAHASFERLGGFLKIQGDGKRSWIQVGLKKP; translated from the coding sequence GTGCTATCTGCCAAAGATATCCAGGCCATGCGCCTATTACTTTGGGCTGCTGAAGCGTTAATGCTGCTGTGGCTTGGGGTGGCAGGGCTGCCTTTTCACCTGGCTTGGTTGCTTGTTATTTGGGCCGGGCAAGGGGCGCTTGGCGCTTTGAGCCTGCGCTTTGGTGTGCGCTGGTCTTTACTGCTCGCCGACATGCTTTTCCTCACCGCCTTGTTTGCCCTTTCTGGCGGTCATACCAATCCCTTTGTTTCTCTTTATCTTTTACCGGTGGTGATCGTACTTTTGGCGAAAGCTGAAGGGGCGGCTATTTGGATCTCGCTAATGGCCTTGGCCGGTTACAGCTCGCTGATGTTGTTGCCCGACAACGATGGTTGGCACGACCATGGCCATTATTGGGGAATGTGGGCCAATACCCTGCTGACCATGGTGATCATGGTGCTTTTTGCCTACCGCACTAACCGTATTTTTCGTCGCCAGGACAAGGCTATTTTGCAGCTGCGCGAACGGCAATTGCGTTCCGAACAAGTGATGGCGGTAGCGTCGCAGGCGGCGCTAGCCGCTCACCAACTGGCCACCCCTCTGTCGGTAGCCAGGCTTACCGCTGATGAGTTAGCCGAAGAGCAAACTGATACCCGGTTAGCGGCACTGCAGCAGGCATTAACGCGTTGCGCGGCGCTGCTACAAAAAGTGCGAGAAGCGGCAGAGCCCGAGCCGGTTGGTAATCGTCAATTGAGTACGCTTTTAGCCGATTTGGCCGAGCGCTTTCGGTTACTGCGGCCACAAACCCAGTTGCATACGCCGGACACCGTTGTTGGCGCTGTGCGCTGTGACACCACCTTGATCCCGGCACTGTTGAACCTGTTGGATAATGCCGCTTATCAAACGGACAACATTCAATTGTCGCTAGCAGAAGGGGCTGGCCATTGGCTATTGGACATTGACGACGGTGGTCCCGGCCTTGCCCCTGAGTTGGCAAAAGCCCTGGGCCAACCTTTGCCTTCTCATCGCCACCCGGGGCCAGGGCTGGGGCTGTTTTTGGCCCATGCCAGCTTTGAGCGATTAGGCGGCTTTTTAAAAATCCAAGGCGATGGCAAACGCAGCTGGATACAAGTAGGGCTGAAAAAACCATGA
- a CDS encoding EAL domain-containing protein, which yields MPLWLAIFGFCSFTLVFAALWWRSQHQKQQLQQRLDILQERQHVTEQLAAESRSGWLIVDGQFNIQQLSPAVGQWIPLPADPIGRHLSDLPLDWPLAALTAWRDGSTDIIELPLDGYQLFGLRRDNLLWLQLSCQRGQQMQLRNLRAQLQKDSLTGLLNRQGFILRLAAMGLRGSVLVQLNLSRFRLLNDNLGLDAGDNLLRCLGEIIAGALRHGEFASRPDGDTFWLRLLENDGWQERLEALLSVLAGEVARIDQEGFPMAVKAGVCVGEAHLDLWEGLRRCDFACHLPSDKPWVKFTTDHPVLVERLQASRWAKDVSQAIANNQFLLFYQPLVPLKPQFGPMRAEVLVRMLGEQGEMLTPGRFMAASDDFQLTSRLDRWVIKAVIDWLAARPELHNQLILAINLSGLSLSESRFALTIRHWLREAKVPPQTLCIEITESVAIENLAEARRFMASLQEVGVRFALDDFGSGFSSFKYLQALPVDYVKIDGCLIRDLTNSRRDRAIVRGIASVCRGLSLPVVAEFVDKPELLDFVRRLGLDYAQGNLIGCPSRLDLLPQAMQEQQGKSDHTVGGSGLK from the coding sequence ATGCCACTGTGGTTGGCAATCTTTGGTTTTTGTAGCTTCACTTTGGTTTTCGCTGCGCTATGGTGGCGAAGCCAACATCAAAAACAACAACTGCAACAACGCCTTGATATTTTACAAGAGCGTCAGCATGTTACCGAACAATTAGCGGCCGAGTCTCGCAGTGGCTGGTTGATTGTTGATGGCCAATTTAACATTCAGCAGCTCAGCCCGGCTGTTGGCCAATGGATTCCCCTACCTGCTGACCCTATCGGCCGCCACCTTAGCGATTTACCCCTCGACTGGCCCCTGGCCGCCTTAACTGCCTGGCGCGATGGCAGCACTGACATTATTGAACTGCCCTTAGACGGCTACCAGCTGTTTGGCCTTCGCCGCGACAACCTATTGTGGTTGCAATTGAGCTGCCAGCGGGGCCAGCAAATGCAGCTGCGTAACCTGCGCGCCCAATTACAAAAAGACAGCTTAACTGGCCTGTTGAACCGCCAGGGCTTTATTCTGCGCCTTGCCGCTATGGGGTTACGCGGTTCTGTACTGGTGCAGCTAAACCTTAGCCGTTTTCGCTTATTAAACGATAACTTAGGGCTTGATGCCGGTGACAACCTGCTGCGCTGCTTGGGTGAAATAATCGCCGGCGCTTTGCGCCATGGCGAATTTGCCAGCCGCCCTGATGGCGACACCTTTTGGCTGCGTTTACTTGAAAACGACGGCTGGCAGGAACGCCTTGAGGCCCTACTTAGCGTACTTGCCGGTGAAGTTGCCCGTATTGACCAAGAGGGCTTCCCGATGGCGGTAAAAGCCGGCGTCTGTGTAGGAGAGGCGCATCTGGATCTGTGGGAAGGCTTGCGCCGCTGCGATTTTGCCTGCCATTTACCATCTGATAAGCCGTGGGTGAAATTTACCACCGACCATCCGGTGTTGGTCGAGCGGCTACAAGCCTCGCGCTGGGCCAAAGATGTTAGCCAAGCCATTGCCAACAACCAGTTTTTACTTTTCTACCAACCCCTGGTGCCGCTTAAACCGCAGTTTGGCCCGATGCGGGCCGAAGTACTGGTGCGCATGCTGGGGGAGCAGGGGGAAATGCTGACCCCGGGACGCTTCATGGCTGCCAGTGACGACTTCCAACTAACGTCGCGCCTGGACCGCTGGGTAATAAAGGCGGTTATCGACTGGCTGGCGGCACGGCCAGAGCTTCATAACCAGTTGATACTGGCCATCAATTTAAGTGGCTTGAGTCTATCTGAAAGCCGTTTTGCACTCACCATTCGCCATTGGCTGCGTGAAGCCAAGGTGCCGCCACAAACGCTTTGTATTGAGATAACCGAGTCGGTGGCGATAGAGAACTTGGCCGAAGCGCGCCGGTTTATGGCGTCATTGCAAGAAGTTGGGGTGCGTTTTGCCCTGGATGACTTTGGCAGCGGCTTTTCATCCTTTAAATACCTGCAAGCGCTACCGGTTGATTATGTGAAAATCGACGGCTGCCTTATTCGCGACCTCACCAATAGCCGCCGTGACCGGGCCATAGTGCGCGGTATTGCGTCGGTCTGTAGAGGCTTGTCGTTGCCGGTGGTGGCGGAGTTTGTGGATAAGCCAGAGCTTTTGGATTTTGTAAGAAGGCTGGGGCTTGATTATGCGCAGGGCAACCTTATCGGTTGCCCCTCTCGGTTGGATTTGCTGCCCCAGGCAATGCAGGAGCAGCAAGGCAAGTCAGATCATACTGTCGGTGGCAGTGGATTGAAGTAA
- the hpf gene encoding ribosome hibernation-promoting factor, HPF/YfiA family — protein sequence MRIDITSRTQPVTDALDAQIQKQLSKLERFDVPLINPKLVIDRDGMTVLMEATIGLPNGELVAKARDLDGYVALASLVQKLQRQLKTYLHKPNAHRATRSNRAQLLQSTATDSMI from the coding sequence ATGCGTATCGACATCACCAGCCGTACCCAGCCTGTAACCGACGCTCTGGATGCTCAAATCCAAAAACAATTGAGCAAACTAGAACGGTTCGATGTCCCCCTAATCAACCCCAAACTGGTCATAGACCGTGACGGTATGACAGTGTTGATGGAAGCCACCATTGGCTTGCCCAACGGGGAGCTGGTTGCCAAAGCCCGAGACCTTGATGGTTATGTAGCTCTGGCCTCTCTGGTGCAAAAACTCCAACGTCAATTGAAGACTTATCTGCACAAACCCAACGCCCACCGGGCAACACGCTCTAACCGGGCTCAGTTACTTCAATCCACTGCCACCGACAGTATGATCTGA
- the csy3 gene encoding type I-F CRISPR-associated protein Csy3, with product MATAPVKTASVLAFERKLDPSDALMFAGNWHERQQSQGWPGISVGTKSVRGTISNRLKAKELDPAKLDAQIEKPNLQTVDVAALQATTDTLKVAFTLRVLAGTGQPSACNDIAYRDKLKQTVAGYVSQYGFAELASRYASNLANGRFLWRNRFGAEQVEVVVSHLVDGQTQQSWTFDALAHSLREFGNHSAVAELAKLIEQGLAGEQHVLLAVSAFVRLGAGQEVFPSQELILDKSQGDRKSKTLYSVEGIAGIHSQKIGNALRTIDTWYPSEAGDDLGPIAVEPYGSVTTEGKAYRQPKAKMDFYTLLDNWITADKEPAKEQQHFVVATLIRGGVFGKAD from the coding sequence ATGGCAACTGCACCAGTAAAAACCGCTTCGGTATTAGCCTTTGAACGCAAGCTTGACCCCTCTGACGCGCTGATGTTTGCTGGCAACTGGCACGAGCGCCAGCAAAGCCAAGGCTGGCCAGGTATTAGCGTGGGAACCAAGTCAGTACGCGGCACTATTTCCAACCGCCTTAAAGCCAAAGAGTTGGACCCGGCCAAACTCGATGCCCAAATAGAAAAACCGAACCTGCAAACCGTTGATGTGGCGGCTTTGCAAGCCACTACCGACACCCTAAAAGTGGCCTTTACCCTGCGAGTGTTGGCCGGTACCGGGCAGCCCTCTGCTTGTAATGACATCGCTTATCGCGACAAGCTCAAACAAACGGTGGCCGGTTACGTGAGTCAGTATGGCTTTGCTGAACTGGCCAGTCGCTACGCCAGTAACCTCGCCAATGGCCGCTTCTTGTGGCGCAACCGCTTTGGCGCCGAGCAAGTAGAAGTGGTGGTTAGCCATCTGGTTGATGGCCAGACTCAGCAAAGCTGGACTTTTGATGCCTTAGCGCATTCGCTGCGTGAGTTTGGCAACCACAGCGCCGTGGCCGAGCTTGCCAAGCTGATTGAACAAGGCTTGGCTGGCGAGCAGCATGTATTGCTGGCCGTTAGCGCATTTGTGCGCCTTGGCGCCGGGCAAGAAGTGTTTCCATCCCAAGAGCTTATTCTCGACAAATCCCAGGGCGACCGTAAAAGTAAAACCCTTTACAGCGTCGAGGGTATCGCCGGCATTCACTCGCAAAAAATCGGAAATGCCCTTCGCACCATCGACACCTGGTATCCGAGTGAAGCTGGCGACGACCTAGGCCCTATTGCTGTTGAGCCCTACGGCTCGGTCACCACCGAAGGCAAAGCCTATCGCCAACCCAAAGCCAAAATGGACTTCTACACCCTGCTTGATAACTGGATCACCGCCGACAAAGAGCCAGCAAAGGAGCAGCAGCATTTTGTGGTGGCAACGCTTATTCGTGGTGGCGTGTTTGGTAAGGCGGATTAA
- a CDS encoding penicillin acylase family protein: MKWRIGAFILALLAVSPLLILYFSTPRLDGSVQVPGLNSSVVINRDKNGVPLILAKNKLDLAQALGYLHGQERFFQMDLMRRLSAGELAALVGDKALPHDLDVRRHRFRALAEQQLAALPPQQRAVLVAYSNGVNKGLSDLLTPPFEYWLLRQKPKPWTPADSLLVIDSMYLDLQGDSAVREWSLAAVKARLNPAQLRFWFPFGGSFDAALDDTYPEKATVPDGSFPNLQTPVTPKDPQHPGSNGWAIAGRFTNDGAAMLASDMHLGLQVPNVWYRMAARVGSTTEVGLTLPGAPALVVGSNGHIAWGFTNSYGDFSDLVVLNKLGNNQYQTQDGPKAFTEHKEVVTSSSGKSKTLTVKDSIWGPVMGKLPGGQPYAQLWTAQQANAVNLNLMKLIDCPDVSCALALAPTMGIPTQNLILADNRGNVAWTLAGSIPERQGYTGLDPVDLSKANVSWHDSLPASAYPKRINPPDGRIWSANQRMLGGADLSRIGDGGYALGERAGNIRDLLKSQNLWDEKGFFAMQYNNKVPIYDFWAALLSHQLTQMPPSPDIVKARRLLDNWDGTASADSQAFVLIHDFRQSMLGLLFSPFYHLNTLLPGFSAQTLSSQWEYPLRQLVSQQPANLLPAGYDTWQGLLSEQAAHQVAHSADAGWPTWGSVHQSHIRHPLSSALPDWLSRFLDAPMRPQSGDSYAVHVTAAQFGASERLVVTPGHEDRGILVMPGGQSGNPFSPYYLAGQQDWQQGHPEPLMPQEMRWQLTLTP, encoded by the coding sequence GTGAAATGGCGTATCGGTGCATTCATTCTGGCGTTACTTGCTGTTTCACCCCTGCTGATTCTTTATTTCAGTACCCCAAGGCTGGACGGCAGCGTACAAGTGCCGGGCCTGAACTCGTCGGTGGTCATTAACCGCGACAAAAATGGCGTGCCGCTGATTCTCGCCAAAAACAAGCTCGACCTGGCCCAAGCCCTGGGGTATCTGCACGGCCAGGAACGTTTTTTCCAAATGGACTTAATGCGCCGGCTTTCAGCTGGCGAGCTGGCGGCATTGGTGGGTGATAAAGCCCTGCCCCATGATCTGGACGTACGCCGTCATCGCTTTCGGGCCTTGGCCGAACAGCAGTTAGCCGCGCTGCCGCCGCAGCAACGCGCGGTGTTGGTAGCCTATAGCAACGGTGTTAACAAAGGCTTAAGTGATTTGTTAACACCGCCCTTTGAATACTGGCTGCTAAGGCAAAAGCCCAAACCCTGGACACCGGCAGACAGCTTGCTGGTCATAGACAGCATGTATCTGGATTTACAAGGTGACAGCGCCGTACGTGAATGGAGCCTTGCCGCCGTAAAAGCGCGCCTGAACCCGGCGCAGCTGCGCTTCTGGTTTCCCTTCGGTGGCAGCTTTGATGCCGCCCTCGACGACACCTATCCAGAAAAAGCCACAGTGCCTGACGGCAGCTTTCCTAACCTGCAAACGCCAGTAACGCCCAAAGATCCGCAACATCCCGGTTCCAACGGCTGGGCCATTGCCGGGCGTTTTACCAACGACGGCGCCGCCATGTTGGCCTCCGACATGCACCTAGGCTTGCAAGTGCCCAATGTCTGGTATCGCATGGCCGCTCGGGTGGGCAGCACCACCGAAGTGGGCCTAACCCTGCCTGGCGCTCCGGCCCTGGTGGTGGGGTCTAATGGCCATATTGCTTGGGGTTTTACCAATTCCTACGGCGATTTTTCCGATCTGGTTGTGCTTAATAAGCTGGGTAATAACCAATACCAAACCCAAGACGGCCCCAAAGCCTTTACCGAACACAAAGAAGTGGTTACCAGCAGCAGCGGCAAGTCGAAAACCCTGACCGTGAAAGACAGTATTTGGGGGCCGGTTATGGGCAAATTGCCAGGCGGCCAACCTTATGCCCAGCTTTGGACGGCGCAGCAAGCCAATGCTGTAAACCTTAATTTAATGAAGCTTATCGACTGCCCTGACGTCAGTTGCGCTTTGGCATTAGCCCCCACCATGGGCATTCCCACCCAAAACCTGATTTTGGCGGACAACCGTGGCAACGTTGCCTGGACCCTGGCCGGGTCCATTCCGGAACGCCAGGGCTATACCGGCCTAGACCCGGTTGACCTTTCCAAAGCCAATGTCAGCTGGCACGACAGCCTGCCCGCCAGTGCCTACCCCAAACGTATCAACCCGCCTGATGGCCGCATTTGGAGCGCTAACCAGCGCATGCTGGGCGGCGCCGACCTAAGCCGCATTGGTGATGGCGGTTACGCCTTGGGCGAACGCGCTGGCAATATTCGCGACCTTTTAAAAAGCCAAAACCTATGGGATGAAAAAGGCTTTTTTGCCATGCAATACAACAACAAGGTGCCTATTTACGATTTTTGGGCCGCGCTGCTTTCCCACCAGTTAACACAAATGCCGCCGTCGCCCGATATTGTTAAAGCCCGCCGCTTGCTGGATAACTGGGACGGCACAGCTTCCGCAGATTCACAAGCTTTTGTGCTCATCCACGATTTTCGCCAGTCGATGCTGGGGCTGCTGTTCTCGCCCTTTTATCATCTCAACACCCTGCTACCGGGCTTTTCGGCACAAACCCTCAGTAGCCAATGGGAATATCCGCTGCGCCAACTGGTTAGCCAGCAGCCTGCCAACTTGCTACCCGCGGGCTACGACACCTGGCAAGGGCTACTGAGCGAACAAGCCGCCCACCAGGTTGCCCACAGCGCCGATGCCGGCTGGCCAACCTGGGGCAGCGTGCACCAAAGCCATATCCGCCACCCCTTGTCATCCGCCCTGCCCGACTGGCTTTCTCGTTTTTTGGATGCGCCAATGCGGCCGCAATCGGGCGACAGCTACGCGGTGCACGTTACCGCTGCCCAGTTTGGTGCCTCAGAGCGGCTGGTGGTGACCCCAGGCCATGAAGACCGCGGCATTTTAGTGATGCCCGGTGGCCAAAGCGGTAACCCCTTTAGCCCTTATTACCTAGCCGGGCAACAAGACTGGCAACAAGGCCACCCCGAGCCATTAATGCCGCAGGAAATGCGATGGCAGCTGACCTTAACGCCCTAA
- a CDS encoding VRR-NUC domain-containing protein, producing MAADLNALTGTYYLDHLESLLAAVKGRYGDLFDSDEQALLADFAALPVDARALYARFLSRRGSCFRQDKLHYRELDVEQAIHHLAKSGFIAPAPADNSVILPLLTKAEIGHFYGLDAKQKRPVLLQQAQLMAVPALPFWVWQTLNEGLFRRCLLLYFGNAYQDLSEFITTTLEHVRYESYPLDSASRFYQDRPHLERHFQLAELAKTLDATDDEALVALADSWPQGDDNRWQRLTLQLARRLERAGCWQQALAFYEKLSLPPARERRVRVLEKQQGVEAAWQALVPIIQAPKDASEQDFIDIFGQRLAKKCGQLLPQQAVSTLPEWQKPLLAGEQSVEQKALCYFADGMHSENQLMTGLFGLLFWDIIFAPIPGAFFHPFQRGPRDLFSQQFYPRRQALIDQRLTDIASGWQQRAHITFANKYGIANALVQWPFWTEQRLALCRHISGAHLVAWFRHYLADPRHHRSGFPDLLVVEERGYRLVEVKGPGDRLQPGQKRWLRTLASQGLPVAVLHLN from the coding sequence ATGGCAGCTGACCTTAACGCCCTAACCGGCACCTATTATCTTGACCACCTTGAAAGCCTGCTGGCGGCGGTAAAAGGTCGCTACGGCGACCTTTTTGATAGCGACGAACAAGCCTTGCTGGCCGATTTTGCCGCCCTGCCAGTGGATGCAAGAGCCCTTTATGCGCGTTTTCTTAGCCGCCGCGGCAGTTGCTTTCGCCAAGACAAGCTGCACTACCGCGAGCTTGATGTAGAACAGGCTATCCACCACCTGGCAAAAAGCGGCTTTATTGCCCCCGCCCCGGCGGACAATAGCGTTATTTTGCCGTTACTGACCAAAGCCGAAATTGGCCACTTTTATGGCCTTGATGCCAAACAAAAGCGCCCGGTTTTACTGCAACAAGCGCAGCTAATGGCAGTGCCAGCTCTCCCCTTTTGGGTGTGGCAAACCTTAAATGAAGGCCTGTTTCGTCGCTGCTTGCTGCTTTATTTTGGTAATGCTTATCAAGACCTTAGTGAATTTATTACCACCACCCTTGAACATGTGCGCTATGAAAGCTACCCCCTTGATAGCGCCAGCCGTTTTTACCAAGACCGCCCCCACCTGGAACGCCACTTTCAATTGGCAGAACTGGCCAAAACGCTCGATGCCACGGATGACGAGGCCTTGGTTGCCCTCGCCGATAGCTGGCCCCAAGGGGACGATAACCGCTGGCAGCGGCTAACCTTGCAGCTGGCCCGCCGCCTGGAACGGGCTGGGTGTTGGCAACAGGCCCTGGCCTTTTATGAAAAGCTCAGCCTGCCACCCGCCCGGGAACGGCGAGTGCGGGTACTGGAAAAACAACAAGGGGTAGAAGCTGCCTGGCAAGCCTTAGTGCCCATTATTCAGGCGCCAAAAGATGCCAGTGAACAGGATTTTATTGATATTTTCGGCCAGCGGTTGGCCAAAAAATGCGGCCAGCTGTTGCCGCAACAAGCGGTGAGTACATTGCCAGAATGGCAAAAGCCCTTGCTGGCGGGCGAGCAAAGCGTTGAACAAAAAGCGCTGTGTTACTTTGCAGACGGCATGCACAGTGAAAACCAGCTAATGACCGGTCTTTTTGGTTTGTTGTTCTGGGACATTATCTTTGCCCCCATACCGGGCGCCTTTTTTCACCCCTTTCAACGTGGCCCGCGCGACCTATTCAGCCAGCAGTTTTACCCACGCCGCCAGGCACTTATTGACCAGCGCCTAACCGACATCGCTAGCGGCTGGCAGCAGCGCGCCCACATCACCTTTGCCAACAAATACGGTATTGCCAACGCTTTAGTGCAGTGGCCGTTTTGGACCGAGCAGCGCTTAGCCCTTTGCCGCCATATTAGCGGCGCGCATTTAGTGGCCTGGTTTCGCCACTATCTTGCCGACCCACGCCATCACCGCAGCGGCTTTCCCGACTTGCTGGTTGTGGAAGAGCGCGGTTACCGGCTGGTGGAAGTCAAAGGCCCCGGCGATCGCCTACAGCCAGGGCAAAAGCGCTGGCTAAGAACACTGGCAAGCCAAGGCCTGCCAGTCGCGGTGTTGCACCTTAATTAA
- the csy2 gene encoding type I-F CRISPR-associated protein Csy2, protein MTNSPETGLLVVPRIKVQNANCISSPMTWGFPAITAFTGLMTALERKTHGHTGLQFLSVGVICHHFEAQVTQGGYTRAFRLTRNPVDKNGSTAAIVEEGRAHLEITLVFGVAGQGMAADPQQYAQMAQYCADTLATMRIAGGSVLAAKPGTRAFYQKPQLVSLGDSTEARHKIFRTLSRQWLPGFALVCRDDLLQARLEELQQTNPAASRLDAWLDLSSLQIKPLQQQGTDKAQWQARRPPGWLVPIPVGFGALSDPYAPGQVANARDPRVPFRFVESLYSIGQWLSPHRLEGHQQLLWYPVTLPEEGLYRCLNEFTVETSHI, encoded by the coding sequence AAAACGCTAACTGTATCTCCAGCCCTATGACCTGGGGCTTCCCGGCCATCACCGCCTTTACTGGCTTGATGACCGCGCTAGAGCGTAAAACCCATGGCCATACCGGCTTGCAGTTCTTGAGTGTGGGAGTGATCTGCCATCACTTTGAAGCCCAAGTTACCCAAGGGGGTTATACCCGTGCCTTTCGCCTGACCCGCAACCCCGTGGATAAAAACGGCTCAACGGCCGCTATTGTCGAAGAAGGGCGCGCCCACCTGGAGATCACCCTGGTATTTGGGGTGGCGGGGCAGGGCATGGCAGCAGACCCACAGCAATATGCCCAGATGGCCCAATACTGCGCCGACACCCTAGCAACCATGCGTATTGCTGGCGGTAGCGTGCTAGCTGCCAAGCCCGGCACCCGTGCTTTTTATCAAAAACCGCAACTTGTCAGCCTGGGGGATAGCACCGAGGCCCGGCATAAAATCTTTCGCACACTGTCTCGCCAATGGCTGCCGGGTTTTGCCCTGGTTTGCCGTGACGATTTACTGCAAGCGCGGCTGGAAGAGTTGCAACAAACCAACCCAGCGGCTTCGCGCCTTGATGCCTGGCTTGATTTGTCGAGCTTGCAGATAAAGCCGTTGCAACAGCAAGGCACTGACAAAGCGCAATGGCAAGCGCGGCGCCCGCCCGGCTGGCTGGTCCCCATTCCTGTTGGCTTCGGGGCTTTGTCCGACCCCTATGCACCCGGCCAAGTGGCTAACGCCCGCGACCCACGGGTGCCCTTTCGCTTTGTAGAAAGCCTTTATTCCATTGGCCAGTGGCTGAGTCCGCACCGGCTGGAGGGGCACCAGCAACTGCTTTGGTACCCCGTCACCCTGCCTGAAGAAGGCCTGTATCGCTGTCTTAACGAATTTACTGTTGAAACCTCTCACATTTGA
- a CDS encoding response regulator transcription factor, translated as MKLLLLEDDVALGQTLQRVLKRKGFDVSYLESSDTLVETATSLQPAVVVLDLKLKEGTSLPFIAPLRSLLPQARILVVTGYAAIASAVAAIKAGADDYLPKPLDTASLLAAIGGEAQQTAASLPLPPARLEWEHIQKVLADNDGNVSATARALGMHRRTLQRKLAKHPVAFDGIDNGNK; from the coding sequence ATGAAACTGTTGCTATTAGAAGACGATGTTGCCCTTGGCCAAACCTTGCAACGGGTGCTTAAACGCAAAGGCTTTGATGTGAGCTACTTGGAAAGCAGTGACACCCTGGTTGAGACGGCAACGTCGCTGCAGCCTGCTGTGGTGGTACTGGACTTGAAACTCAAAGAAGGCACCAGCTTGCCTTTTATCGCGCCGCTGCGCTCGTTATTACCGCAAGCGCGCATTTTAGTGGTTACCGGCTACGCGGCTATTGCCTCGGCGGTGGCTGCCATTAAAGCTGGCGCCGATGATTATTTGCCGAAACCGCTGGACACCGCATCGCTGCTGGCAGCGATTGGCGGCGAAGCGCAACAGACCGCTGCCAGCCTGCCACTGCCCCCCGCGCGCCTGGAGTGGGAGCATATTCAAAAGGTGTTGGCTGACAACGACGGCAATGTGTCAGCAACGGCAAGGGCGCTGGGTATGCACCGGCGCACCTTGCAGCGCAAATTAGCCAAACACCCAGTGGCCTTTGATGGTATTGATAACGGCAACAAATAA
- the cas6f gene encoding type I-F CRISPR-associated endoribonuclease Cas6/Csy4 — MNHYIDIRLRPDPEFSAAHLMAALFSKLHRILAQRGELQVAVSFPLMEQQHAGLGGVMRLFGDAKPLDMLMAEPWLLGMRDHTEVGAIALVPDHAQYRQLKRVQAKSSPERLRRRSIKCLGISEQEAKARIPDSAAKWLNLPYLQLQSGSTGQRFRLFLELGPLQQAPQPGLFNRYGLSPSATIPWF; from the coding sequence ATGAACCACTACATTGATATTCGGTTGCGGCCCGATCCGGAGTTTTCGGCCGCGCATCTGATGGCCGCGCTGTTCAGTAAATTACATCGCATATTGGCACAGCGCGGCGAACTGCAAGTGGCCGTGAGTTTTCCGTTAATGGAGCAGCAACATGCCGGACTGGGTGGCGTGATGCGCTTATTTGGCGATGCCAAGCCCCTTGATATGCTGATGGCCGAGCCATGGCTGTTGGGAATGCGCGACCATACCGAGGTAGGTGCCATTGCGTTGGTGCCTGACCATGCACAATACCGGCAGTTAAAGCGGGTACAAGCCAAAAGCAGCCCAGAGCGGCTTCGCCGCCGCAGCATCAAATGTTTGGGTATCAGCGAACAGGAAGCCAAAGCGCGGATCCCCGACAGCGCTGCTAAATGGCTTAACTTGCCGTACTTGCAACTGCAAAGCGGCAGTACCGGCCAGCGGTTTCGCCTGTTTTTAGAACTTGGGCCATTGCAGCAGGCGCCGCAGCCTGGCCTCTTTAACCGCTACGGCTTAAGCCCATCAGCCACCATCCCATGGTTTTGA